AAAGTAACAAGACCGGGTTATACTACTAATGTGAGCATCAAATGAAAGAGTGTTGTCAAAGATGACCCCCAAGTTCTTAACCTGGCGAGAAGGAGAAACGGAGGAACCATCAATGGATAAAGAAAAACTACAGGACTTAGAATATAATTAGTGCCTACAAGGAGTACTTCAGTCTTATTGCCATTAAGTTTAAGAAAATTGGCAGAGAACCAGGTTTTTATTTCGTGAAGACAGTTAGTAAGGCAGACTGGTGGAAGAATGGAATCAGGCTTAGTAGATACATAAAGTTGTGTATCATCAGCGTAACAGTGAAACTTAATACCAAATTTTGAAAAGATATTACCAAGTGGGAGAAGATAGATTAGGAACaacagaggacctaggacagaacCTTGGGGGACACCACAGCTAACAGAAAAGGGATGGGAgtgaaatttttttaattgtacaaaCTGTGTACAATTGGAAATGTATGAAGTAAACCAGGCGAGAGGAATACCAGAGATACTAATAGCACATAAATGGTTTAACAAGATATTGTGTGAAATGGTATCAAAAGCTGCACTCAAATCAAGCAAAACAAGAATAGATAAGGACCCTCCATCAGCAGCCATTAACAGATCATTAGTTACTCTCACCAAGGCGGTTTCTGTACTATGCTTGGGACGAAATCCTGACTGAAAACACTCATATAAGTTATTATTACTAAGGTGAGCTTGAACTTGTGCTGCAACtgctttttaaagtattttcgAAATAAAAGGAAGATTTGAAATGGGACGGTAGTTATATAAATTGTTAGGGTCTGCAACAGGTTTTTTAAGCATTGGGGTTATAGCAGCTATTTTAAAAGATGATGGAACAGTGCCAGAGCTAAGGGAATTATGAACAATACGAGTTATAAGAGGAGAAAGAGAAGTAAGACAGTCTTTTACCAGGTGAGTTGGTATGGGATCAAGTAAGCATGTGGAAGAATTAGATTTGTAAATGAGATTAGAAATTTCTAATTCAGATGGCAGGgtaaaagaagagaaaagaatAAGAGGGGAATCGGTTGAAATGCTGTATAATGAATTACAATATGGGTTAGCCGGAGAGGCCAGCTGTTGGTGGATAGCAGTTATTTTGTTACTGAAAAAAGACATAAATTCAACACATTGAGCAGTGTAGTACAGGTGTGCAGGAAGGCTGTCAGGTGGTTTCAGTATACGATTTACAGTGGAGAACAAAGCTTTAGTATTACAATCTCCAGACTcaattaaatgtgaataaaactcATATTTGGCAGCAGAAAGAGCATCTTTATAAAGATGAACATGTTCGTTATGCAGCTCTCTATGTACCATAAGTCCAGTTCGTTTATAAATGAACTGGTGAACTGGTAAATGAACAGGTCCAAACACCGCCCTCTAGGTTTTAGCTGGCGAAGTTCATGAGAAAACCAGGGCGCAGAGTTAGTGAAAGATACAGTCCGAGTTTTAAGAGGTGCAAAATTGTCCAGGAGCTGTCGTAATTCAGAATTATAAAAGGAGACCAGCTCATCAGAGGAAGAGAGATGGTCACTGTATGGGAGGTCGGTTATTGCAACAGTAAAAGCTGAGGGGTTGATCTTTTTTATATTCCGGAATGTCGTAGAACGTTGTTGCTTGGATCTAGAGAGTGTAACATTAACATTGAAAGAAAGCAATTTATGATCGGATATGGGTATTGCAGTTGCCGTACAGTCCAGAGGTGTCCCACCTGAACAGCAAACAAGGTCCAGAATGTGGCCTTTAGAATGGGTTGGAAAGTTCACATATTGCTGGAAAACAAAACTGTCCAGGCAAGAAATTAAATCCCTTGTGAGTGAGTTACTAGCAGTGTCCACATGAATATTAAAGAACACAGCGAggttaaaaatgcacaaaattcatctaaaaatgtattacagtattTGGGTGGTCGATAGACAACAGCTAGAACTGTAGGTGTTGGACCACTGATAGATAAAGCAACTGATTCAAAAGAAGCGTACATTGATACAGACAACAGAGATGCTTTATAAGTCAATTTGTGAAGTATCGCTAGACCTCCGCCACGTCTGGAGATACGAGGTTGCGAAATATAAACAAACCCCGGGGGACACGCATGATTCAACTCTAAAAAGTAATTCTCTTGCTGCCAGGTCTCAACcaaacagaagcaatcaaactTACGATCATCCACAATGTCACTGATGAAGAGACCCTTGTTAGAGAGTGAACGTACATTAAAAAGTCCAACTTTGAACTAATTTCCACCCAGTGAAGAGCTAGCCGATCTGGCTAAGCTAGCCAAGGCGCTCTGGTCAACAATCCGCCGAGTATTCCtcgcttatatatatatatatatgtacacagtggtgtgaaaaagtgttggcccccttcctgatttttttatttttatgcatgtttgtcacactttaatgtttcagatcatcaaactaatttaaatattaatcaaagataacacaagtaaacacaacatgcagtttttaaatgaagttttttattatgaagggaaaacaaaatccaaacccacatggccctgtgtgaaaaagtgcttgccccctcctattaaatcatgaaagaactgtgattaaccacattattttagaaagctgagttaaatttcactagccaaacccagggctgattactgccagacctgttgaatcacgaaatcacttaaatagaacctgtctgacaaagtggagcatgtttaaagagcaacacgtcattccgcgatcttaagaaattcataaacagatgagaaacaaaatagtttacatgtatcagtctggaaagggttataaagccatttctaaggctttgggactccagcaaaccatggtcagagccattatccacaaatggaaaaaaacttggaacagtggtgaaccttcccaggagtgactggcctaccaaaattactccaagagcacaaagacgactcatccaggaggtcataaaagaacccagaacaacatctaaagaactgcaggcctcacttgcctcaattaaggtcagtgttcatgattcaacaataagaaagagactgggcaaaaacagcatccatgggagagttccaaggcaaaagccactgctgaccaaaaagaacacaaaagttCGTCTcatatttgccaaaaaatatcttgattatccccaagacttttgggcaaatattctgtggactgatgagacaaaagtttaaccttttggaaggtgtgtgtcccgttacatctggagtaaaaccaacacagcatttcataaaaagaacttGATTGCAGAtattgctgcaaagggtggcacaaccagttattaggtttagggggcaagcactttttcacacagtgccgtgtgggtttggattttgttttcccttcataataaagaacttcatttaaaaactgcatgttgtgtttacttgtgttatctttgattaatatttaaatttgtttgatgatctgaaacattaaagtgtgacaaacatgcaaaaaaaaaaaaaaaaatcaggaagggggccaacactttttcacatcactgtatatatatatatatatatatatacatatatgtatatataagttGCCTTAATACGCTGCATATAGGAAACTCACTAGATTTTGGAACTGAGCATTTGAAATCACCTACATAATTAATGTCTCTTACTCTCTCTTGAAATTGTAGTATAGTTTAAGCCTGTTGAAACATGTTCATTTGATGTGCATCAGTTTATCTGTGCAGGTGTTGTGGGTACATACTGTGACTGTACGATCTGTTTTCCTCGAGTCTCTGATCTGGAGTCTCTTCCTCTGCAGACGTGCTGTGAGTGCTGTTTGCTCGGCCGGGCGGCCCAGGAGCGAGGGCTGTCATGTGACCTCACCCTTGCCGTGTGGTACCAGTGCGGTCTGGTGTCCCGGGCCTGCTGTGTGGACCGATCACCGAACAGCGACGGAAAGCCTGCACCCAGTGAGAACAAACATACATGGAAAACCGCTTTCTTGCTGTCTTTAAATAAGAGCGTTTGATGAATGCATGACTGTCGACATTCACAGATGTTGACAATTACAGCAGAACAGGTCATTTGCATGTAATCTTAAAGGTGTTTAATTCTTAAGGATCAGAGAGGGAGAAAAtggacatgaaaaacaaaattataactTTATGGTGCAAAAAATGTTAGCATTACAAGTAAATTCAGAGAGGAAATACAAtacttcataaaataaaatgcttgtaATTGCTcttaaaacagcaaaaacaacccacttaaaataatacaaaagctTGAAGACAGAAGGAGACAGAAAAATATTTGATagaaattgtttaaaagttttataaaaaaataaaataagaaatatatataagaattatatatatatatatatatatatatatatatatatatatatatatatatatatatatatatggaataattatattttgatttgaaaataTAAGTCTTTAGGctacaaaaattatatatatacttatacacacacacacacacacacacactgtatgttatgaatttaatgaaaatagtatgaaataataattaaagtattattattcattgttaaaaaataattggtTAATTGACGgtttaaatagaaaatactGAATCTAAGATACAAGATATCTTAGATTaagatacaaatatataaaatcgtaaaaaataagaatttatttttaaatgggaCCTAAACAGacttatgtttttttatatatgtattattctaatatgtaaaaaatattattttattttgttttttgacaGTTTTCTTGGAATTTACCCTTAGTTATTGTCTcaatattaaagggttagttcacccaaaaatgaaaattagcccatgttttactcaccctcgaggtgtcctaggtgtatatgactttcttctttcagacaaattcaattggagttatattaaaaattgtccagGCTCTTctaagctttataatggcatggGTGGgagtttttgttcaacagtccaaaagtagtcagataaagcgcatccatccataataaaaatatccatatttaaaacgatATAAACAGTTTTGTGTAACTACCGGTATCTGTCGTACACGCGTTCACGAGAGACTGCCTTTCCGGCAGATGATGAAGGACTCGCGAAAACCAACGTTTGTTTATAGGAGCaaaagtttccttactttagcaaaggaaaaccagtctcctcttgggtTATATCGAAATTCTCAGacatttttcttcacaaatcctcgttttgtgcttctaattcgtgaccggcgttttgttttgttctctctccgtCCCGTTTCTGTGTTCGTCACTAATCACCGGCGCTTACGCTACGCatacgtcctacgtcatcctCCGGAACGCTTCTACCTACGAGAGTTAGCAGAAGTGAGAAAAAgtgtttatatcattttaaatatggatatttgtcttacaaaaacgcatggattcgcttcaggaggcctttattcaccccccagaGCCATGTGAGGCACGTCTTATTATGGATGTGCGagctttatttgactacttttggactgttgaacaaaaacaccctcCTACTCCCATTCTAACACTTAGAAGATCCaggatcatttttaatataactctgattggattcgtctgaaagaagaaagtcatatacacctaggatgctttgagggtgagtaaaacatggactaattttcattttttgggtgaagtaaCCCTTTAATAGAGTCTCTCAGGTCAGTTTAGTGTCTGGAGTGAAGCAGTTGAGTGAAGATGAGCTCTTCTGCCCTCTAGTGTTCATAAACCGACATCTCCACAGAGAACATCACACACCGACCACTTCAGCACTAATTTATAACACATTAActcatttatgtttcaaaattaCAGATTTACAGGCATCACAGGGTGATGCACAAAACACAGAGGATCAGTGCAAAGGTAACTAGAATCTGCTCCTAATGTACTATATAATCctataaaaacaatcaaatgcATCTTATTAATATATCATGTGCAGATTGTTaatgttgtttgtgtgtttgcatcGAAGCTGCTGGTTGCTCTCAGAGTTGTTTTAACGGCACTTGTTCCTGTTTGGAGGGATACAAGCTGAAGGCGGACGGGAAAACCTGCGAAGGTCAGTAAACGTCCACTAATAAAACGATTTTAATACGCTTCAGTGTGTAAGAAGGTCTCTTCCAGAGTCTGAGGATGGACTGAATGTGTGTCAAGTGAATCCTCACTGTTTTGAGGTACTAACTGTGCAGAAAAAAGACAGCCCGCTACATGAAGATTTCAACTGGATTTCACTCATTGACCACACTTTTGCTCTCCTTTTCCCTTCTTTATTTTGAAAGTTCGATGCAATGAGTCAATTAGTCAGGTGAAAAGccttaaaacacaaatacaaacaccACTTTAAGAACAAGCACAAGTATATACAATCACGCAAACACAAGATTTAAATCCTTGGTTTCAAATGATCATAGAGCACCATGTAAacagacagtgtgtgtgtgtgtgtgtgtgtgtgtgtgtgtgcagacatGAATGAGTGTTTGCTGGGCTCTCATCAGTGCCACGGGGGCGAGCGCTGCATCAACACGCTGGGATCGTACCGCTGTCAGAGGGTCATCAGCTGCGGCACGGGCTACGAACTCACCGACAGCAACAAGTGTGAAGGTCAGACACACACTTTCACAAACAACTAGGACTGCACGCTTTGGGAAGAAACCtaattgtgatttttctggTAAAAATTGTGATTGTGATTTAGAATGCGGTAAAAATTCTCCAggtttaatgtgtttgtttgtaggACTGCACAATTTGGCTCAAATAATGTgtgattatatataataatatacagtaatatttattatttaatctttataattatatatcatgaaaataatttacaaaagcattaaagaaaataatccGGGGtttaatgttcatttgttgGGCTGCAAaaaatttgtaattatatatcaatattttattaataataatgaaaaaaacaattattactataaaataataacaacaacaacaaaatattaacagtaataacaaaataactattaCTACTGTAATATCTAACTACAAACATGATGATAATATCtaactgcaaaataataataataatgatagatagatagatagatagatagatagatagatagatagatagatagatagataaatcaaatcataataatatataaaatcattttaaaaataaagaattacattttgaataaaGAAACTGAAGCGTTTCTAGGACCTTTTTTAGGTTAGGAAATCTAAATGCaatttttctgataaaaattgGGATTTCAATTGAATGTGTTTATAGGGCTGCATGATTTGATACAATGTatcaatattttagaaaaaatgatataatataattattaatataaaataataataataataattttaaataatacatacacatttaatatgattattattattactaaataaaattatttaacaacaacaaaaaaaacctataaCTATTGTAATGtgtaattgcaatttttttttaaataaaaattgtaattgcattaaaaaaaaactacaggtttaaagtgtttgtagggctgcacaatttggccaaagaaaaaaaaagattatatattaatattttattaaatactaataatataataattattagtatataataataataataatttattattattactgaattatgttattaaacaaaataattaacactattgtaatatttcacagtaaaatGTGAAATTCAAATACATACTTCGTTGCAACAGtgaattatttacttaaatcaCAGCCTTTGTGATTCAAAAAGccatattttggttttatttcgATGAATTGTGCAGGCATATACCAGTCATTTACGTGAATTCtccttcataataataataaatagcacAGCTGTAATTTGCATGTACAGTATGATAACTGCAGTGTCCTGTGTGCGGTTTCAGACATTGATGAGTGTGAAACAGGGACTCATAACTGCGGAGCGGAGCTGGAGTGTCAGAACACAGCCGGCTCCTTCCGCTGCCGTCCCAGAGTGCAGTGCGGTGTGGGATTCATTCAGGACGCTCTCGGGAGCTGCATCGGTGAGACAGACAAACTTCAGAAACATCAGAGCCAGAGCCATGCACTCAtttttttgagggggcacgtgtgtgtgtggggggggggggcagcttgtcatgtgacacacagcagccatgtgaccctggaccaccgCATTCAAAATCctcttggctcaaaaatctggtTTGAATGGGCACGATGCCTCTGATCAGAGCCCATAACGTTCCTCTTGTGTGTGGCAGATATAAACGAGTGTGTGAGCGTGACGGGACCGTGTCCGTCGGGTCACATGTGCTTCAACATGGTCGGCTCGTACACCTGCCAGAGACACTCGGTGACCTGTGGACGAGGATATCACCTGAACACCGACAGCTCTCGCTGCGTGGGTACGGAAACTATCACAGTCACATGAAACGTGTTCAGCGTGCATCAGAAACGACCAGTCAATCTGTGACCGCTCCACACCATACACAACCGTTCACTCACAAATACACAAGAGCACTACATaactaacattataagtggtCGCCAGAGAGAAAATATAATagcaaataataaatatgcttgaaaaccaataaaaaacaatcaaaccaaaccaaaataattcataaatttcacacacacacacacacacacacacatatatataatttgttatagactcatatgtatatatttatataatttatctatgtattatataattataaaaatataattataaaaacaattaaactaaGCCACAATAATTAATTCATGTATTTCATTTGTTATAGAATTACATTTATATCTTTATATAATTTGTCAATGCATTATatagttataaaatattttttatagatttataaaaatcatatataaatagatttaGATTCTTCCtgctaaaataatatttttaattttataatttaataatttatatataatatctatAATTTAATGGACTTCAGAGagaaaataatttatcaaataatacaaATGCTTGAAAATCAAgacttaaaacaaaaaacaaacaaccattaataaaaatatatatttaatttttttttttttatatatatacttatattaCATAGTACATAATGTAGCACtcagaaatgcatcacattatagaaataaaatgagTTGCAAATGGCATTTTTATGTTGAATTAAAGCTCAATCAAGGCCATATTAGTTTCAGAGTGTTCCACTTGTCAGTGTTAATCATGAGCAGTCTCTGATCtctgatctgtctgtgtgtgtgtgtgtgtgtcagatatCGACGAGTGTGCGGGGCCTGATAACTCCTGTGACGGTCACGGCTGTATTAACGTGGTGGGCTCGTACCGCTGCGAATGCAGGGCCGGCTTCATCTTCAACAGCATTAGCAGATCCTGTGAGGGTGAGTGCTGTGGGTTAGCGCTTCAGAGCTGCCGACTGAAAGGTTGCAGGTTCAAACCCACACCAGGGTTgatgcatttgcatttattagccagaaaatatttgttcattttttgtcTCCTGTTGATCTGTATGCTTTATTTCTTTCTCTAGTCTAGATCATCAGACATCAATGAATGCaggaatatataaaattttgtatttttttttttatcatttattttaaaaagttaaatgatAGATAtgatatataacatattaatttaatttaattaaaaggaataattaatatataaaatataatatataattattttttgcagGAATAATTCACATTTTGACTTGGCATTAACTGTAAATGTTTGTCATACCTTTTTAAATGCAGCTGAATAtggacataatatatatatggaatatatcataataattagtttattatttaataataataataattttaataatattattattattattatatttgttatatttattttaaaaataaaaatatatacataaaatatgaatttaaataattaaaatattattttatctggaatatatttatatataattataataatgatatatgaatgcaatttatatataataaaaatagaagtatttattaaaattatttatattgcaggaattattaaaaatgtcactTTGTGTTAACTGTAATATTTGTCTTATACGagttcctcttttttttttttattcaacttttccactgaatatgaaaaaactgatttatgtaaatatattttaaattagattaggatttttaaaaatgcaaacgATACCATTagaaaatagtattaaaataataattctaataatatcaaataataataataaaaatataataataataacaataataaatatacatttttaatgaaagtatataagtacaaataaatatattaaaataatactgatactaataatatataaaactaaatatatataaaatatatattttaattattaaagttatttaaatgtACCTGTTAATCTGAATGCTGTATTTCTTTCTCTTGAACATCAGACATTAATGAATGCAGGAATTATCCCGGCCGTCTGTGTGCGCACAAGTGTGAAAACATCCTGGGCTCCTACAAGTGCAGCTGCACCACGGGCTTCAAGCTGGCCGCCGACGGCAGGAACTGCGACGGTACAGAAAAACCAACACGAGCAACTAATAATCAACTCCTTACTCTCATTCATTCACTAACCTGTGCTTTAACCAGACCTCAATGAGTGCGAGAGCAGCCCGTGCAGTCAGGAGTGTGCGAACGTCTACGGCTCGTACCAGTGTTACTGCCGCCGCGGGTATCAGCTGAGCGACGCGGACGGCATCACCTGTGAAGGTGAGCACTCGCTGCCAAACACCGGCATCTGTGCAGGGGAGGAAGTACAGCAAAACCaacatttattcagacaccttcaacatttctcacattatcacagttcattcgctatagtttagaaaatggtaataaaatatgacgagaacaaattcatcttgataaatgtcagataactttgatagaaagtattagtatataaaaatataatatgcaaattatgtatacatatatatg
This genomic stretch from Onychostoma macrolepis isolate SWU-2019 chromosome 25, ASM1243209v1, whole genome shotgun sequence harbors:
- the fbln1 gene encoding fibulin-1 isoform X2; its protein translation is MDLCVIVLLSLFGFLRGQETTDPVSLDYCCKDGKERGQESQDCTSLPLISESTTCRIAQEQCCTAVLEDNICTSGINMAKDQGSCDALLSSSTCETKTAKTCCECCLLGRAAQERGLSCDLTLAVWYQCGLVSRACCVDRSPNSDGKPAPNLQASQGDAQNTEDQCKAAGCSQSCFNGTCSCLEGYKLKADGKTCEDMNECLLGSHQCHGGERCINTLGSYRCQRVISCGTGYELTDSNKCEDIDECETGTHNCGAELECQNTAGSFRCRPRVQCGVGFIQDALGSCIDINECVSVTGPCPSGHMCFNMVGSYTCQRHSVTCGRGYHLNTDSSRCVDIDECAGPDNSCDGHGCINVVGSYRCECRAGFIFNSISRSCEDINECRNYPGRLCAHKCENILGSYKCSCTTGFKLAADGRNCDDLNECESSPCSQECANVYGSYQCYCRRGYQLSDADGITCEDIDECALPTGGHICSYRCHNTPGSFHCTCPATGYALAPNGRSCQDIDECVTGTHSCSETESCFNIQGGYKCLNFDCPPNYRRSGDTPRVDRADIIRCVKSCQPNDISCVLNPILSISHTAISLPTFREFNKPEEIVFLRSPTPSHLPHMDSPEIVYDILEGNVQNSFDIIKRLDHGMIVGVVRQVKPLVGPVSTVLKLAMNYVTKGVVSHRNIINVHIYVSEFWF
- the fbln1 gene encoding fibulin-1 isoform X1, translating into MDLCVIVLLSLFGFLRGQETTDPVSLDYCCKDGKERGQESQDCTSLPLISESTTCRIAQEQCCTAVLEDNICTSGINMAKDQGSCDALLSSSTCETKTAKTCCECCLLGRAAQERGLSCDLTLAVWYQCGLVSRACCVDRSPNSDGKPAPNLQASQGDAQNTEDQCKAAGCSQSCFNGTCSCLEGYKLKADGKTCEDMNECLLGSHQCHGGERCINTLGSYRCQRVISCGTGYELTDSNKCEDIDECETGTHNCGAELECQNTAGSFRCRPRVQCGVGFIQDALGSCIDINECVSVTGPCPSGHMCFNMVGSYTCQRHSVTCGRGYHLNTDSSRCVDIDECAGPDNSCDGHGCINVVGSYRCECRAGFIFNSISRSCEDINECRNYPGRLCAHKCENILGSYKCSCTTGFKLAADGRNCDDLNECESSPCSQECANVYGSYQCYCRRGYQLSDADGITCEDIDECALPTGGHICSYRCHNTPGSFHCTCPATGYALAPNGRSCQDIDECVTGTHSCSETESCFNIQGGYKCLNFDCPPNYRRSGDTRPRVDRADIIRCVKSCQPNDISCVLNPILSISHTAISLPTFREFNKPEEIVFLRSPTPSHLPHMDSPEIVYDILEGNVQNSFDIIKRLDHGMIVGVVRQVKPLVGPVSTVLKLAMNYVTKGVVSHRNIINVHIYVSEFWF
- the fbln1 gene encoding fibulin-1 isoform X3, whose protein sequence is MDLCVIVLLSLFGFLRGQETTDPVSLDYCCKDGKERGQESQDCTSLPLISESTTCRIAQEQCCTAVLEDNICTSGINMAKDQGSCDALLSSSTCETKTAKTCCECCLLGRAAQERGLSCDLTLAVWYQCGLVSRACCVDRSPNSDGKPAPNLQASQGDAQNTEDQCKAAGCSQSCFNGTCSCLEGYKLKADGKTCEDMNECLLGSHQCHGGERCINTLGSYRCQRVISCGTGYELTDSNKCEDIDECETGTHNCGAELECQNTAGSFRCRPRVQCGVGFIQDALGSCIDINECVSVTGPCPSGHMCFNMVGSYTCQRHSVTCGRGYHLNTDSSRCVDIDECAGPDNSCDGHGCINVVGSYRCECRAGFIFNSISRSCEDINECRNYPGRLCAHKCENILGSYKCSCTTGFKLAADGRNCDDLNECESSPCSQECANVYGSYQCYCRRGYQLSDADGITCEDIDECALPTGGHICSYRCHNTPGSFHCTCPATGYALAPNGRSCQDIDECVTGTHSCSETESCFNIQGGYKCLNFDCPPNYRRSGDTRCERLPCNQTSECLALPVRITYYHLTFPTKIPIPTNIFRMGPSNSALGDDIEVAIVDGNQGGYFAAKRVEHGGVLVVQKPIALPQDFEISLEMKLRRFGHLSVYLFKIRLFVTLDELSDFTE
- the fbln1 gene encoding fibulin-1 isoform X4, with amino-acid sequence MAKDQGSCDALLSSSTCETKTAKTCCECCLLGRAAQERGLSCDLTLAVWYQCGLVSRACCVDRSPNSDGKPAPNLQASQGDAQNTEDQCKAAGCSQSCFNGTCSCLEGYKLKADGKTCEDMNECLLGSHQCHGGERCINTLGSYRCQRVISCGTGYELTDSNKCEDIDECETGTHNCGAELECQNTAGSFRCRPRVQCGVGFIQDALGSCIDINECVSVTGPCPSGHMCFNMVGSYTCQRHSVTCGRGYHLNTDSSRCVDIDECAGPDNSCDGHGCINVVGSYRCECRAGFIFNSISRSCEDINECRNYPGRLCAHKCENILGSYKCSCTTGFKLAADGRNCDDLNECESSPCSQECANVYGSYQCYCRRGYQLSDADGITCEDIDECALPTGGHICSYRCHNTPGSFHCTCPATGYALAPNGRSCQDIDECVTGTHSCSETESCFNIQGGYKCLNFDCPPNYRRSGDTRPRVDRADIIRCVKSCQPNDISCVLNPILSISHTAISLPTFREFNKPEEIVFLRSPTPSHLPHMDSPEIVYDILEGNVQNSFDIIKRLDHGMIVGVVRQVKPLVGPVSTVLKLAMNYVTKGVVSHRNIINVHIYVSEFWF